CTGTCGTCACCGGGTGAGCCGACAACAATCGCCATCTCATCAGGAGGTGGTTTACGTCTGACAATAAAAAACGGCACAAGGCCAATCCGCCTGCGCCGTTTTTTTATTCGTTTCGCTCTGCCTTTAACCGCGCGCTATGCCTGGCCGCTATGCTTGAACTCGCGTAGGAAACTGCCCCATTTCCGCTCGTAAAACGGCGTGGTATGGCGAATCAGGAAGTGGCTGATGCCGGGCTGATCATTGCTCACCAGGCAGAGATCGATCGGGCGGTCATCCGGCTGGGTATCGGTCGCCACCGATCCGGCCGCCTGAATCAACGCATCCAGATCGTCGCCGTCGGCATCCAGACCGATCAGCAGGTGCGGCTGATCTTCATCCGGTTCCTGAATCTGCGCCAGAAACGCCCGTTTTACGTTACGGTGCTTGCTGAACAGTTGAGTCAGAGAATCGATCATCTGCGCCGGCATCTCAGCCGGAATACCGATTTTCAGTTCGGTGCCGCCATCAAGAATGTGCTGTTGCACCAGACTGCTGCCCTCGCTGGACAACAGGTGTTCGATCTCCTGCGGCAGAAACTCTTTGCCATACGGCAGTTTCGGATTCAGAAACAGCGTCGCGCCACGGGTGATATCAAACAGCGTTCTGACCGGCAGCGCCAGAAACGCTTGCTCATCGGTCACCGCCAGTTGCAGTGCCTCCAGCGAGGAGAAAAACGGAACGGCGGAATGACCATCCGGTTTTTCCCAGTGCTGTAACTGCAGCCCACTGCCTGCCTGCAAGCTACTTTCTCCAAACGCGTCGTCTTCTTCGCTGTGGCCCAGCACGTAAACCGTAGCTTCCAACAGTTCGCTGAAAAACTCGGGCCGGTGCGCCGGTTCCGATGCGGCCAGCTTTAACAACTCTTCCAGCCTGAACGGGGGGGGAAAACTCCATAACGTTTCGTCTCCGTTTACCTTTAATGCGGTAAACAAACACACATCGACGACACGCTTACTGATATCAATACCAACGTAATACATAATGATGTCCCCCTTTCACTGAAGCCATCACGCCCGTTCCGCTTGTACATTCAGAGTCAGTGCTCTGGGTAACCGTTCAATGTTAATGCTGGCGTGAAAGGTGAAACAGAGGGCTTAAACTCAACCGCAAGGTTTATAGCCCTGGCTCTCCTTCGAAGCTCACTCTGTTTCATGTCGTGATAGCTAATCAACGACATGAGCAAGATACAAGCCTCTCCTTGTCGTGCGTGCGATGAAATAACAAAGAAACTACGCCGTTTATCCCGCACGAAACCATTCACTGATCAGACAAACATCATTGTTCATAAGACAACGCGGCTGTTTGTCAACAGCTTAACCCGCTTTATTCAGCAGGAAATCGGCCAGCGTGCGCACGCCCAGACCGGTTGCGCCGGCAGACCACTGTTCCACCGCCGATTTGCGGTAAGTAGCGGAGCAGTCGATATGCAGCCAGCCTTGCTGGTAGTTTTTCACAAAGTGAGACAGGAACGCCGCCGCCGTGCTGGCGCCTGCGGTGTGCGCTGCACCGGCCACGTTGTTCAACTCGGCGAAGTTGGACGGCAAATGCTGGCGATGGAATTCCTCCAGCGGCAGGCGCCAGAACGGTTCGCCTTCGCGACGGGCGCTGTCCATCAGCGAATCGATCATCGCGTCGTCAAAGCTGAACAGCGCGTGATAATCATTGCCCAGCGCGGTTTTGGCGGCGCCGGTCAGGGTCGCGCAGTCGACAATCCACTGCGGGTTCTGTTCACACGCGTCAATCAGGCCGTCAGCCAGCACCAAACGCCCTTCGGCATCGGTATTCATCACTTCGACGGTTTTGCCGTTGCGATAGCGAATGATATCGCCCAGACGGAACGCGTTGCCGCTCACCATGTTATCAGCGCAGCACAAGTACAGTTTCACGCGCTGCTGCAAGCCGCGAGCCGCCGCCAGCGCCAGCGCGCCGGTCACCGTCGCCGCGCCGCCCATATCGGACTTCATGGAATCCATGAAGCTGCTGCCTTTCAGGCTGTAGCCGCCGGTATCAAAGGTGATGCCTTTGCCGACCAGACAGGCCAGCACCGGCGCGTCCGCCTTACCGGTCGGGTTATAATCCAGCGCCAGCAATACCGGCGAACGTTCGGAACCGCGCCCCACCGTGTGCAGGCCGGCGTAGTTCTGCTCACGCAGATCCTCGCCTTTGGTAATGCGATAAGAAATCGCCTCGCCCGCCACGCTACACAGCAGATCGATAGCACGGGTCGCCAGTTGTTCCGGCCCCAGATCTTCCGCCGGCAGGTTGATGGTGTCGCGTACCCAGTCAACGATCTTCAGACGACGCTCCAGCTCTTGCTGCTGCGCGTCCGCCAGCGTGGCCCATTCCACCGTGCGTTTGCCCTTCGGACCGCGGTATCCCTGCCAGAACGCCCAGCTGCTTTCCAGATTCCAGCCTTCGCCGGCCAGTTTGACCTGTTTAATGCCCTGCCCGTCGATTTTGCGGGCCGCACGCTGGATGATGGTCAGCGGTTTGTCGCCGGACAGATGAATGGTAAATCCCTGCTCATTGGCGGTTAACGAGGCTTTCTCACCCCAGCGGGCGTCCGCTGGCTGATGGGAAAGGGTAATCAGCATCGCTTCAGTTGTCATACAGCTACTCCAGGTTGGGCATGGTTATCTCAGCCCACTATCGCCATGATAAAAAAGAGAAAACGGGCCACCTCAAGGCAGCCCGTTGACCAGTTCGGTTATTCGGCTTCGTCCAGCCACACCAGCAGGATCGCTTCCAGGATTTTCTCGTTGGAGGCTTCCGGTTCGTCGTCAAACTCATCCAGTTCGCAAATCCAGCGGTGCAAATCGGTAAAACGCACGGTTTTCGGATCGACATCAGGATAGAGGTCGTACAGCGCTTCGCCGATTTCACGGCTATCGGTCCACTTCAGTCCCATAAATTACTCCGTCAGTGTTCGCGTGCGTGATTAATGGTATAGCGCGGAATTTCCACCACCAGATCTTCATCGGCAACGCGCGCCTGGCAACCCAGACGGCTTTCCGGTTCCAGACCCCAGGCTTTATCCAGCATGTCGTCTTCGTCTTCGGTGCTTTCCGTCAACGAATCAAATCCTTCACGGACGATGCAGTGACAGGTGGTGCAGGCACAGGATTTTTCGCAAGCGTGCTCAATTTCAATGCCATTGCGCAACGCTACGTTCAGAATAGTTTCACCACTGCTCGCTTCCAGAACTGCCCCTTCCGGACACAAGTCCTGATGCGGCAGAAAAACAATCTTGGGCATGTTATACCTCGTCCACGGAATGCCCGGCCAGCGCGCGGCGGATAGATTCATCCATCCGGCGGGCAGCGAATTCCTGGGTTTGTTGATCTACTGTTTTAATCGCGGCCTCAATGGCTGAGGCGTCGTTTTCCTGCGCGGCCTGTTGTAGTTGAAGGCAGGCGACGTCAATCGCGGCTCGCTCTTCGTCGTTCAGCAAAGCGGCATCCGTCGCCAGCGCGCTGTTGAGGCTTTCCAGCACTCGCGCCGCCTCCACGCGCTGCTCGGCCAGCATACGCGCACCGACGTCGCTCTGCGCGTTCTGCATGGAGTCGGTAATCATGGCGGCGATCTCGTCGTCGCTCAGACCGTAGGACGGCTTCACCTGAATGGAGGCCTCCACCCCGGTGGATTTCTCCATCGCGGTCACGCTCAGCAGCCCGTCGGCGTCCACCTGGAAGGTCACCCGGATATGCGCGCCGCCGGCAGGCATCGGCGGGATGCCGCGCAGCGTGAAACGCCCCAGCGAACGGCAATCCTGCACCAGCTCGCGCTCGCCCTGCAACACATGGATCATCATCGCGGTCTGGCCGTCCTTGAAGGTGGTGAATTCCTGTGCGCGCGCCACCGGAATGGTGGTATTGCGCGGAATCACTTTCTCGACCAGCCCGCCCATGGTTTCCAGCCCCAGCGACAGCGGAATCACGTCCAGCAGCAGCATTTCGCTGTCGGGCTTATTACCGACCAGAATATCAGCCTGAATCGCGGCGCCGATAGCCACCACTTTATCCGGGTCGATAGAGGTCAGCGGCGTGCGACCGAAAAATTCGCCTACCTGCTCACGCACCAGCGGCACGCGGGTGGAACCGCCGACCATCACCACCTCTTTCACCTCATCCGCGTCAACATCCGCGTCTTTCAGCGTGCGACGGCAGGACAACAGCGTGCGTTTCACCAGCGGCGCAATCAGTGCGTTGAACTGTTCACGGGTGATCTCACCCTGCCAGCCCGCCACCGATACCGGCACGGTTTGCGCATCACTCAGGGCAATCTTGGTCTGTACGGCGGTATTGAGCAGCACCTGCTGCAATTGATGATCGTCACGGGATGTGATCCCGGCCTGCTCGCGAATCCACTCGACCAGCAGATGATCGAAATCATCGCCGCCCAGCGCGGAATCGCCGCCGGTGGCCAGCACTTCAAACACGCCGCGGCTAAGACGCAGAATAGAGATATCGAAGGTGCCGCCGCCCAGATCGTACACGGCGATCACGCCTTCCTGGCCGGAGTCCAGCCCGTAGGCAATCGCCGCCGCGGTAGGTTCGTTTAGCAAACGCAGCACATGCAGACCGGCCAGCCGAGCCGCGTCTTTGGTGCCCTGACGCTGGGCGTCGTCAAAATAGGCCGGCACGGTGATCACCACCCCGTCAGGCAGCCCGTTCAGCGCCTCTTCGGCACGCCGGGTCAGCGCCGTCAGGATATCGGCCGACACCTGGATCGGGTTGCGCGGACCAGCAGCGGTCTGCAGCACCGGCAGGCCGTTTTCACTGGCTTCAAACCGATAAGGCAAATGGGGATAACGCTGGCGAATATCGGAGAGCGAGCGTCCCATCAGTCGCTTGACGGAACTGACGGTGTTTACCGGGTCGGCCGCCGCCTGCTGGCGCGCGTCCCAGCCAACGGTCAGCCCGTCGGCATGGTAGTGGACGACCGACGGCAAAAGATCGCGTCCGTCATGATCGGGCAGGGTTTGCGTCTCGCCGCTGCGGACGGTGGCGACCAGGGAATGGGTGGTCCCCAGATCAATCCCGACGGCCAGACGACGCTGATGCGGCGCCGCACTCAGCCCCGGCTCACTGATTTGTAATAAGGCCATATTGAGCTTCCATCAATTGGCGGGCGGGCGACCGATGCGGCCATACGACCAACGGCGGTCCCGCCGGATTGAATGTGACTTATCGTTCCAGCAATTGTTCTTCGAGTTGTTCAACCTGCTGCCGGAGCCGATCAAAAAAGCGCAGTTTACGTACCGTATCCGCCGCATCCGGCCAGGATTCCTCATCCAGCTCGCGCTGCATCCGCTCGCTGCGCTGGCGGGTCATCCCTTTCAGGCGCTGTGCGAATGCCGCCAACGCGGTTTCCGCGTCCGGACGACGTTCAATCTCGTCCAGCTCTTCGCGCAGTTCCATCTGCTCCATCAGGAATGCGGTGTCATGAAGCGTATGCTGCTCGTTGCTTAAATCAAAACCGTGCAAAGATAACATATACTCCGCGCGTTTCAGCGGATGTTTCAGCGTCTGATAGGCATTATTGATGGTCGCAGCCTGTTGTAACGCCATCATGCGTTCACGTTCCGGGCTGGCGGCGAAGCGGTCGGGATGAAACTGGCGCTGCAGTTCCTGAAACCGGGAAGCAAGCAGGCTGCCATCCACGTTATAGCGAATCGGCAGCCCGAATAAAGTAAAGTAATCCATAGTGTGCTCTGAGTTCGCAGACAATCAATGCGCGCCCGCCGCTTTACATGCCGGAGCACACAAAGCGGCGGGAGTCGGTCAACAGGCCGACCGGCGGTCAGACATTAAAGCTTTCGCCGCAACCGCACTCGCTGGAAACGTTAGGGTTATTGAATTTAAAGCCTTCGTTCAGCCCTTCCTTGACGAAATCCAGTTCGGTGCCATCAAGGTAGACCAGGCTTTTGCCATCAATAATGACCTTCACGCCCTTGTCTTCAAACACCACATCATCGGTGTTCAGTTCATCAACAAATTCCAGCACATACGCCATACCGGAACAACCGGATGTTCTCACACCCAGACGCAGGCCAACGCCTTTGCCACGATTGACCATAAAGGCATTAACGCGTTGCGCAGCGCTGTCGCTCAGGGAAATCGACATAAGCAAAACCTCTAATTCATCTGCCCGTTATTTGTCGCGTTTGCTCTTGTAATCGGCGATGGCGGCCTTGATGGCGTCTTCAGCCAAAATCGAGCAGTGGATTTTCACCGGCGGCAGTTCCAGTTCTTCGGCGATCTGGGTGTTTTTAATGGACTCGGCTTCGTTCAGACTCTTGCCTTTCACCCATTCGGTCACCAGCGAGCTGGAGGCGATAGCGGAACCGCAACCGTAGGTTTTAAAGCGGGCATCTTCGATGATTCCCTGCTCGTTGACCTTGATCTGCAGCTTCATGACGTCGCCGCAGGCCGGTGCACCTACCATACCGCTGCCGATGCTCGGATCCGACGAATCAAACGAGCCGACGTTGCGCGGATTTTCATAGTGATCAATTACTTTTTCGCTGTAAGCCATAATATGCGTCCTGATTCCTGCGAATTAATGATGCGCCCATTCGATGCTGCCGATATCCACGCCCTGCTTGAACATTTCCCACAGCGGGGACAAGTCGCGCAGGCGGCCGATGGATTTGCGAACCAGATCGATGGTGTAGTCAATTTCTTCTTCGGTGGTGAAACGACCCAGTGAGAAACGGATGGAACTGTGCGCCAGTTCATCGTTCATCCCCAGCGCGCGCAGCACATAGGAAGGTTCCAGGCTGGCGGAAGTACAGGCCGAACCGGAAGACACCGCCAGATCCTTCAACGCCATGATCAGCGATTCGCCTTCCACGTAGTTGAAGCTGACGTTCAGGATATTCGGCGCGCCCTGCTCCAGGTCGCCGTTTAGGTACACTTCCTCGATATCGTTGATACCGTTCCACAGGCGATCGCGCAGGCTACGCAGACGAGCCGCTTCCTGCGCCATTTCTTCTTTGGCGATGCGGTAGGCTTCACCCATGCCCACGATCTGATGCACCGGCAGGGTGCCGGAACGCATGCCGCGCTCGTGGCCGCCGCCGTGCATCTGCGCTTCGATGCGCACACGCGGCTTGCGACGCACATACAGCGCGCCAATCCCTTTCGGGCCGTAAATTTTGTGGCCGGAGAAGGACATCAGGTCAACTTTCAGCTGGCTGAGGTCAATCGGCAGTTTGCCCACGCTCTGGGTCGCGTCGACATGGAAAATGATGCCGCGGCTACGGCACATTTCGCCGATAGTGGCGATATCCTGCACCACGCCGATTTCGTTGTTCACATGCATAATAGACACCACGATGGTGTCATCGCGCATGGCGGCTTCCAGCTCTTTCAGATCGATGATGCCGTTACGCTGCGGCGCCAGGTAAGTCACTTCAAACCCTTCGCGCTCCAGCTGGCGGCAAGTATCCAGCACGGCTTTGTGTTCCGTCTTGCTGGTGATGATGTGCTTGCCTTTCTTCTGGTAGAAGTTCGCCGCGCCTTTGATAGCCAGGTTGTCGGACTCGGTGGCGCCGGAAGTAAAAACGATCTCGCGCGGATCCGCGCCGACCAGTTCGGCAATCTGGTTACGGGCGATATCCACCGCCTCTTCCGCCTGCCAACCAAAGCGGTGGGAGCGGGAGGCGGGGTTGCCGAACGTGCCGTCCAGGGTCAGAAACTGCATCATTTTTTCAGCCACGCGCGGGTCGACCGGCGTCGTGGCGGAATAATCCAGATAAATCGGTAACTTCATTGCTCTTAAACTCCGTACATCACTTCAAAACGTTCAAGGCGTTTTGTTATTTTTTTTCAGGCACGCAAGTTGACGTTAATGGTTTCTTGTATGCGCCCGTTGGCGGTACGACGCACGTCAGCATCCTGACGATCCGCGACGTCCAGAATCTCTTTGTTATTAACCAGTTCATCCAGGGTGATGTTGTTGAGGAACTCGCTGATGCGGTCGCTCAGATCGCGCCACAGCGTATGGGTCAGACAGCGATCGCCGCCCTGACACCCTTCTTTCCCCTGGCAGCGGGTAGCGTCCACGGACTCATCCACGGCGGAGATAACCGAACCGACAGCGATTTCGGCGGCATCTTTACCCAACAAATAGCCGCCGCCCGGACCACGCACGCTGGCAACCAACCCATGCTTGCGCAGGCGAGAAAACAGCTGTTCCAGATAAGAAAGCGAAATCCCCTGACGTTCGGAAATGTCAGCCAGCGGAACCGGGCCTTCCTTTGAATGCAGCGCTACATCGAGCATGGCGGTAACGGCGTAGCGGCCTTTAGATGTCAGTCTCATGTTAATGGTATCCGTAAGATAAACATGTATTATTAAGACAAGTATTATGAGTCAAGCATACATAGC
The DNA window shown above is from Dickeya dadantii NCPPB 898 and carries:
- the hscA gene encoding Fe-S protein assembly chaperone HscA, which produces MALLQISEPGLSAAPHQRRLAVGIDLGTTHSLVATVRSGETQTLPDHDGRDLLPSVVHYHADGLTVGWDARQQAAADPVNTVSSVKRLMGRSLSDIRQRYPHLPYRFEASENGLPVLQTAAGPRNPIQVSADILTALTRRAEEALNGLPDGVVITVPAYFDDAQRQGTKDAARLAGLHVLRLLNEPTAAAIAYGLDSGQEGVIAVYDLGGGTFDISILRLSRGVFEVLATGGDSALGGDDFDHLLVEWIREQAGITSRDDHQLQQVLLNTAVQTKIALSDAQTVPVSVAGWQGEITREQFNALIAPLVKRTLLSCRRTLKDADVDADEVKEVVMVGGSTRVPLVREQVGEFFGRTPLTSIDPDKVVAIGAAIQADILVGNKPDSEMLLLDVIPLSLGLETMGGLVEKVIPRNTTIPVARAQEFTTFKDGQTAMMIHVLQGERELVQDCRSLGRFTLRGIPPMPAGGAHIRVTFQVDADGLLSVTAMEKSTGVEASIQVKPSYGLSDDEIAAMITDSMQNAQSDVGARMLAEQRVEAARVLESLNSALATDAALLNDEERAAIDVACLQLQQAAQENDASAIEAAIKTVDQQTQEFAARRMDESIRRALAGHSVDEV
- the iscR gene encoding Fe-S cluster assembly transcriptional regulator IscR produces the protein MRLTSKGRYAVTAMLDVALHSKEGPVPLADISERQGISLSYLEQLFSRLRKHGLVASVRGPGGGYLLGKDAAEIAVGSVISAVDESVDATRCQGKEGCQGGDRCLTHTLWRDLSDRISEFLNNITLDELVNNKEILDVADRQDADVRRTANGRIQETINVNLRA
- the iscS gene encoding cysteine desulfurase, with translation MKLPIYLDYSATTPVDPRVAEKMMQFLTLDGTFGNPASRSHRFGWQAEEAVDIARNQIAELVGADPREIVFTSGATESDNLAIKGAANFYQKKGKHIITSKTEHKAVLDTCRQLEREGFEVTYLAPQRNGIIDLKELEAAMRDDTIVVSIMHVNNEIGVVQDIATIGEMCRSRGIIFHVDATQSVGKLPIDLSQLKVDLMSFSGHKIYGPKGIGALYVRRKPRVRIEAQMHGGGHERGMRSGTLPVHQIVGMGEAYRIAKEEMAQEAARLRSLRDRLWNGINDIEEVYLNGDLEQGAPNILNVSFNYVEGESLIMALKDLAVSSGSACTSASLEPSYVLRALGMNDELAHSSIRFSLGRFTTEEEIDYTIDLVRKSIGRLRDLSPLWEMFKQGVDIGSIEWAHH
- the sseB gene encoding enhanced serine sensitivity protein SseB, translated to MYYVGIDISKRVVDVCLFTALKVNGDETLWSFPPPFRLEELLKLAASEPAHRPEFFSELLEATVYVLGHSEEDDAFGESSLQAGSGLQLQHWEKPDGHSAVPFFSSLEALQLAVTDEQAFLALPVRTLFDITRGATLFLNPKLPYGKEFLPQEIEHLLSSEGSSLVQQHILDGGTELKIGIPAEMPAQMIDSLTQLFSKHRNVKRAFLAQIQEPDEDQPHLLIGLDADGDDLDALIQAAGSVATDTQPDDRPIDLCLVSNDQPGISHFLIRHTTPFYERKWGSFLREFKHSGQA
- the iscX gene encoding Fe-S cluster assembly protein IscX, which encodes MGLKWTDSREIGEALYDLYPDVDPKTVRFTDLHRWICELDEFDDEPEASNEKILEAILLVWLDEAE
- the iscU gene encoding Fe-S cluster assembly scaffold IscU; this translates as MAYSEKVIDHYENPRNVGSFDSSDPSIGSGMVGAPACGDVMKLQIKVNEQGIIEDARFKTYGCGSAIASSSLVTEWVKGKSLNEAESIKNTQIAEELELPPVKIHCSILAEDAIKAAIADYKSKRDK
- the pepB gene encoding aminopeptidase PepB translates to MTTEAMLITLSHQPADARWGEKASLTANEQGFTIHLSGDKPLTIIQRAARKIDGQGIKQVKLAGEGWNLESSWAFWQGYRGPKGKRTVEWATLADAQQQELERRLKIVDWVRDTINLPAEDLGPEQLATRAIDLLCSVAGEAISYRITKGEDLREQNYAGLHTVGRGSERSPVLLALDYNPTGKADAPVLACLVGKGITFDTGGYSLKGSSFMDSMKSDMGGAATVTGALALAAARGLQQRVKLYLCCADNMVSGNAFRLGDIIRYRNGKTVEVMNTDAEGRLVLADGLIDACEQNPQWIVDCATLTGAAKTALGNDYHALFSFDDAMIDSLMDSARREGEPFWRLPLEEFHRQHLPSNFAELNNVAGAAHTAGASTAAAFLSHFVKNYQQGWLHIDCSATYRKSAVEQWSAGATGLGVRTLADFLLNKAG
- the iscA gene encoding iron-sulfur cluster assembly protein IscA, yielding MSISLSDSAAQRVNAFMVNRGKGVGLRLGVRTSGCSGMAYVLEFVDELNTDDVVFEDKGVKVIIDGKSLVYLDGTELDFVKEGLNEGFKFNNPNVSSECGCGESFNV
- the fdx gene encoding ISC system 2Fe-2S type ferredoxin — its product is MPKIVFLPHQDLCPEGAVLEASSGETILNVALRNGIEIEHACEKSCACTTCHCIVREGFDSLTESTEDEDDMLDKAWGLEPESRLGCQARVADEDLVVEIPRYTINHAREH
- the hscB gene encoding co-chaperone HscB, which produces MDYFTLFGLPIRYNVDGSLLASRFQELQRQFHPDRFAASPERERMMALQQAATINNAYQTLKHPLKRAEYMLSLHGFDLSNEQHTLHDTAFLMEQMELREELDEIERRPDAETALAAFAQRLKGMTRQRSERMQRELDEESWPDAADTVRKLRFFDRLRQQVEQLEEQLLER